GACGGCGCTGGCCGAGGACCAGCTGCCGGCGCAGAAAGAGCTGCAGCGTCCGGGGGATATACCTTTTGAGTCTGTAGTAGAGGTTATAGGCAGCCATGGCTTTTTCCCTTTCTTTTACGCAACATGGCGGTAGGCGACCGAGCCGATTATTCGGAGGACCGGGATCGGCAGGTGCGGGACGATCCGTTCGCTGAAGGAGGGGCCGCTCTTTTTTGGCAGGGGAAGGGGAAGCCGCTTGTTCAGCGAATACTTGTAATAGGCGATTTCTTCGCTCCGGGTGCTCCAGCCGTTCTTGTACTGGACCAGGCCGTGGTTGTCCGGGTCTGTTCGCCCCATGTCCATTGATTCAAACCCTTGCCGGGCATAATGCCGGATGGCGTGCCACATCACCAGATAGTTGGCGCGCAGCTGCTGGCAATCGCTGTTTGAAGCGCCGTATTTATACATGGCCCGCCTGCCGAAATGAAAATAGACGGCCCCGGCGATGGCCTTTTCCTTGTGAAAGGCGAGGACAATATTTCCCATGTTGCGGGAGAGGATGTGTTTGTGGACGTTCCTGAAGAAGGAAAAGGGCTGGGGCGGGATCCCGTGCCGTTTTCGGGTCAGGCAGTTCAGGGTGTAAAACTGTTCCACGGCCTGCAGGCTGTTGCCGGTTGTGCAGATGACTTCGGCGGCCAGGGCTTTTTTGATATTCCGCCGGGTGCTCTCCCGGAAGGAGCTGAAGAGCGCCTCCTCTCCGGGGGAAAGAGAGAGGGTGTGCCCCAGGTAGGTGTTGGAGAGAGGGCGGTCTGCGGCGATTTTCCCCCCGGGTCGCAATTCGAGGGAGTTCCACCCCTGCTTCTTGCCATAGTAGAGGATGCAGGCCAGGAGGCAGGCGGTATCGATGGCGTTTTCACTAATATGTTCGCAGCAGTCTGAGAAGGGGAGGGAGACCCCCCTCCTGCCGGTGATGAAACTCTGGACTTCCATGAGCGGCACCATGGCCCGGATCTCCTGATCATCCGTCAGCAGGGCAAAGTAGCATGGCCTGTACCGGTAGGTTTCCGCAAGCGTTGCGGCCCATGCGGCCGAATGGAAGAAGGTGGCCCTGCCGGTGGCCAGTATCCGCTCGTCCCAACGGGGTGAGTCGATGGGGTTGATGATCTGCACCTGGTTTGTCATTGGTTGTCCTTGTCCCTTCCGCCGGCCCCGGCCGGCGGAAGCGAAATATTGTCTCCGCCTGTCGTTCGCCTAAGTGACAAT
The Pseudomonadota bacterium DNA segment above includes these coding regions:
- a CDS encoding GNAT family N-acetyltransferase; the encoded protein is MTNQVQIINPIDSPRWDERILATGRATFFHSAAWAATLAETYRYRPCYFALLTDDQEIRAMVPLMEVQSFITGRRGVSLPFSDCCEHISENAIDTACLLACILYYGKKQGWNSLELRPGGKIAADRPLSNTYLGHTLSLSPGEEALFSSFRESTRRNIKKALAAEVICTTGNSLQAVEQFYTLNCLTRKRHGIPPQPFSFFRNVHKHILSRNMGNIVLAFHKEKAIAGAVYFHFGRRAMYKYGASNSDCQQLRANYLVMWHAIRHYARQGFESMDMGRTDPDNHGLVQYKNGWSTRSEEIAYYKYSLNKRLPLPLPKKSGPSFSERIVPHLPIPVLRIIGSVAYRHVA